GGGTCGGCGTTCGGATGATTTTGGAGTCATGCAGTACTGTAGAAGAAGCGTCTTATATGCTGCGCCATATTCCCCATGCGGCGTGTTATAACTTTTCAATAGGGGATGCACGAGGGAACATTGCCGTTGTGGAAGCAAGTCCGGATCAAGTGATTACCCGTGCGGGTGAGGCGGCGGTGATCGCCTGCGTTAACCATTATGAGGCTTTGACGGGCAAAAACAGGCCATCCATCGAGCATTCCCTTCGGCGTAAACGTTATATCGATAGCTTGGATGCTGAACAGTTAACCCAAACCGAGGTTTTCGGTTTGTTTAAGGACCGAAAGTCCCCGTTATTTTTTACGGATTACGACGATTTGTTCGGAACGCTGCATACCTTTTCGTACGCCTTCGAAGAAGGAAGGGTCATGACATCGCTTGCTCAGGGGCGCGTGCTTGATTTTTCGTTCAGGGATTGGGTCGAAGGCAAGGATCTTCAGGAGGCAACACTGACTGGGCATATCGATTGACAATAAATCTATCAGAGAAGCGCTTCTTCCTAGGCGAAGAAGCGTTTTTTTGTGCTGCTAGGGCTATTTCGAATTTGGAACATTCTGTGACATTGCCACCCGCGGGGGTGGCTGCGTTTTCTTTGGCCGATTTGTTTGTGCTACACTGATTTTAAAGGATCATTTCATTGAATGAACGTCAGAAAACAAGGAGTCTAACAACGGTAAAGACACAAACAAGAGGTTTAGCACAGTCACGACAGATGCCGAAGTTCGTATCCAATCACGGTGAACGGCGCTCTGGCTTAAGCACCGGATAAGTCCTCTTTTGGGTTACATTAGTTTACATAACGATTTTAGCCGATATTGCAACCATGAGTTGGGAGTGGGGTACACATGGCTTTTGTGAGCATGAAGGATGAATATAAGCGCTACCGAATGGGAGAGACCACGATTGTAGCCAATGATGGAATCAACCTGGAGATTGAAAAAGGCGAGTTTGCGATCATTGTCGGTCCCAGCGGTGCAGGCAAATCCACGGTGCTGAATATATTGGGCGGCATGGATACGGCGGATGAGGGACAAGTACTCGTGGATGGAACGGATATTTCAAGGTTTAACAGCAAGGAGTTGACCGGCTATCGGCGAAATGACGTCGGATTTGTGTTTCAATTTTATAACCTGGTTCCCAATCTGACGACAAAAGAAAATGTGGAGCTGGCTTCGCAGATTTCTCCTCGGGCCCTGGACGCAGAGCAAGTATTGCGGGATGTCGGCCTGGGTAATCGTCTGAACAATTTTCCGGCACAGCTGTCCGGCGGAGAACAGCAGCGGGTAGCGATTGCCAGGGCACTCGCCAAGCAGCCGAAGCTGCTTCTCTGCGATGAACCCACTGGTGCGCTTGATTATCATACGGGGAAGCAGGTGCTTAAGCTGCTCCAAGACACTTGCCGCCATACCGGAACGACGGTTATCGTCATTACGCATAATTCTGCCCTGACGCCGATGGCGGATCGGGTCATCGAGATCAACAATGCCAAGGTCCGAAACATGGTTTTGAATCCGAACCCCGTTTCTGTAGACAACATCGAGTGGTAGGGAGACATATATTATGAAGAAAAGAGCGTTGTGGACTGATATTTTCCGGGAAATAACGCGGACAAAAGCTCGGTTTCTGTCCATTTTTGCCATTATTATGCTCGGCGTCGGTTTTTTTGCGGGGATAAAAGCCACGGGTCCGGATATGCTGGACACAGCGGATCACTACTATAGCGATTTAAAGCTGATGGATCTTAAGGTTCAGTCCACCTTGGGTCTCGAACAAAGCGATATCGAGAAGCTGAAGTTGATTGCCGGAGTGGATGAGGTTCAACCTGGCTATAGTGCAGACGTATTTCTCGGTGACAGCGGGCGGATCGCGAAGGTCCTCTCCTATGACCCAGGAAATAATCTGAATCAATACGTGCTTACAGAAGGTCGAATGCCGGAGGCCGCTGGAGAGATCGTCATCGACGCGGGAGATCGGGGGAACGAATTTAAACTGGGGGATCAGATTACCTTTACCAATCCGGATGAGGAAGTCAATCTCAAGAAAACGTTTGACCACCTCACTTATACGGTCGTGGGAAGGGCGAAGAGTCCGCTGTTCATCAGCAGCATGAGCCGGGGAACGAGCGGCATCGGCAAGGGGACTGCGGATGTGTTCGCCGTTATACCGGAGCAGGACTTTAAACTACCTGTATATACGGAAGCCTACCTGACCTTCCAGGACACCGCTGAATCAGCTCCCTATACGCCTGAGTATGACGAGAAGATCAAACGGCACAAAGAAGCGGTAGAACTGGCACTGAAGACCATGCCCCGGGAGCGGCTGGCAGAGATTCGTGCCGAGGGGCAGAAGAAGCTGAATGAGGCATTGGACAAAATCAAGGATGCCAAGAAGCAGCTGACCGATGCGGAGCAGGAGTTAAAGGGAGCGAAAATCAAGCTGAATGAAGGAGAGCAATCCTACCGCGATGGCGTGAATAAACTTCAAACCGAGCTGGCACAGGGACAAGCCAAGCTGGATGCCACGGCAAGAAAGCTTGCCCAGGGCAGAGCGGAGCTGAAGCGGAATCATCAGCAGTTGGAACAGGGACAGTCCCAGCTTAAGACAGGTCAAAGTCAACTGGATCAACAAAAGTTGGAGCTTGCGCCAAAGCTGGCACAAGGGCAGCAATTGGCGAAGGCGCTGCAGCAAATCTCCGGTTTAGATCCGAAAGACATACCGGAAGAACAGAGGCAAGAGCTGCTTTCAGCGGCTCAGGCAGCAGATCCGAAGCTGGGAGCAGCCACTGCGGGTTACATGGAGGGAGCATTGGATGGAGCTGCTTTGCAAAAGGCTGCTTCTGCGTTCCAGAGCGGTTTAAACGCAGCTTCGCAACAGATGGATCACGCTCAGCAGAAGCTGGATGCAAGCCGGGCACAACTAAAAGAAGGTGAGGCCAAGCTTCGGGAAGCCGAGCGTCAGCTCGTGCAGGGTGAAGCTTCGTTGAAGCAAGGAACGGAGGAGCTTGCTGCTGCTAAGCAGGCAGGGGAAGCCAAACTCGCAGATGCGAAAGCGGAGCTTAGCCAAGGACAGGAGAAATACCAGGAGGGTTTAAAGAAATTTAATGAAGAAAAAGCAAAGGCTGAGCGAGAAATCGCCGATGGCGAGAAGGAAGTGGCGGAGGGACAGAAGGAGCTGGAACAGCTTGAGCTGCCCAAAGTCTACGTCATGGACCGCAGCGTCAATCCGGGCTATACCGAGTACAGCGATAATGCGGACCGCTTATCTTCCATTGCAACGGCATTCCCGGTATTCTTTTTCCTGATCGCCGCCCTCGTCAGCCTGACAACGATGACTCGTATGGTTGAGGAGCAGCGGCTGCAGATTGGGACCTTGAAAGCACTTGGATACAGCAATCGGGATGTGATGAAAAAATTCCTGGTGTATTCGACGCTGGCAAGTGTTGCGGCCTCAGCAGCCGGACTGGGTATCGGCTTCACCTTGTTTCCCGCTATTATCTATGATGCTTACGGCGCTTTATACAACCTGCCGGATGTGAGAACGCGATTTTATCTCAGCTACAGCATCATCTCGATCATCGTGGCCGTGCTCTGTACGACCATGACCGCTTATGTGGCGACGCGGGTGGAACTTCGAAGCAACGCTTCGGTCCTGATGCGCCCCAGAGCCCCAAAGAACGGATCCCGCATATGGCTGGAGCGAGTTCCTTGGGTGTGGAACCGGCTCGGCTTTATTGGAAAAGTCACCGCCCGTAATTTGTTCCGCTACAAGCAGCGGATGTTTATGACCGTTTGCGGCGTTGCCGGCTGCACGGCCCTGATACTGACCGGTTTCGGTCTCAAGGATTCCATCGGGGATATCGCGCCGCTGCAATACGGAAAGATTATGCAGCATCAGGCGACCGTTGTATTCCAAGACGATAACGGCGATAACGGCATGCTGGAGGATTATAACAAGCGCATTGCGGAAACGCCGGAGATTACGGGGATTTTAAATGTGACGCAAGAGGCGATGACTGCGGCCGCCCCCGGGGTGAATACTCAGGATGTGAGTTTGTTCGTGCCGCAATCGCCAGATGAGATCGATTCGTTTATCATCCTGAAATCCCGTGGGCAGGAGCAGACGCTGTCCCTGACGGATGACGGTGCGATCATTACCGAGAAGCTCGCCAAACTGTTTGATCTCAAGATTGGCAGTACCTTCACCGTACAGAACAGCGACAACGATCCCTTTGAAATACGTGTAGCCGGGATAACGGAGAACTATGCCATGCACTACGTCTATATGACGCCGCTGTATTACGAAGAGATTTTTGATGCAGGGCCGGAAGTGAACAGTCAATTGCTGACGTATGACAACCACGATCACAATCCGGAGTGGGAAGACCAGCTTGGAGAATCGTTAACCGCAAGCCAGCGGGTGGCAATGGTCAGCTTCACGAGCGGGGTAAGCGACGCTTTCAGTGATACGATGGACAGCATGAACGTCGTGGTGGTTGTCCTGATTGTATCTGCTGCGGCACTTGCGTTTGTCGTGCTGTACAATCTGACGAATATTAACGTATCCGAGCGGATACGGGAGCTGTCAACGATCAAGGTGCTTGGCTTCTATGATAAGGAAGTAACCATGTACATCTATCGCGAAAATATGATTCTGACCGCGCTGGGGATTATAGCGGGCAGTCTGGGTGGCGTGTTCCTGCACCGGTTCGTGCTACTAACCGCAGAAGTGGATGCGATGATGTTCAGTCCCGCGATCCATGGAATCAGTTACGGCTATGCGGCACTGCTGACGCTGTTGTTCTCGGCCATTGTGATGGCCTCCATGCATTACAAGCTAAAGCGGATTGATATGATTGAAGCGCTGAAATCGGTGGAATAGCTATATGTTTCAACAAGAGAGCCCTATTCGAGAGGAGACAATCCTGAAGAATAGGCTCTTTTTTTCATCTCCTTTGCAATGCTTCCTACACAAGCCAGGAGTTGCGATTTGGAATGTGAATTACTGTGATTTTTTAATCAGTCGGTAAGTTCTAGGAGAAAATATATTATAATAGACATATCGAGCTCTTGTACGAACTAATATTGCTACTACATGAAGACCAGTGGGTAATTGATGTATGAACATGATAAAGGTCTTCAGCCTCGGAGGAATGCTTATGGGAATGGTTTTCTCGATCTTGAAAAAGTACCGCGTCGCAGCGATTGCGGCACTGGTCATGATGCTGATTGAGCTCACCGTTGAGCTGATTCAGCCGCTGCTCATCTCTAAAATCATTGACGACGGCATACAGAAACAGGATTTGTCCGTTGTCTGGATGTGGGGAGCCGTTTTAACTGGAAGCGCTATTATTGCCTTTATAGCGGGAATATCCAGCTCTTTTTTTGCGGCGCATACGAGTCAGGGACTCGGCTATGATCTGCGTGATCAGCTGTATGAAAAGGTGCAGTCTTTCTCTTATTCGATATTTAACCGGTTTGCTACCTCATCTTTGATTACCAGACTTACAGGGGACGTCACCCAGATTCAGGATACGGTGTTCATGGGCTTGCGGTTTATGACGCGCGTTCCGCTCGTTGTGCTGGGAAGCATCATCATGGCATTGGTGGTGAATGTGAAGCTGGGCTTGCTGCTTGTCCTTACCGTGCCATTATTGTTTATTTTTATCGCTTGGATTATGAAGCGGGCAGCGGATGCGTTCCGCCATGTACAGCAGCGACTGGATGCGGTGAACGGCGTCATTCAGGAGAATCTGACCGGGATTCGGTTGATACGCGTATTCGTAAGGATGGGACACGAAATTGAACGCTTTGCCCGTACCTCTGGCAAGCTGATGAGCACCACGGTCTCGACCTTGCGATTAACGGAGACAACGATGCCGTTTATTCTTCTCATAATGAATGCAGGGATTATGGCGGTCCTGTGGTTCGGCCGCAAAGACATCGCGTCCGGCAGTGCCAGCGTCGGCGAAGTGGTTGCCGTAGTCAATTATTCCCTGCGTTGTATTGGTGCCATGTCCGCCCTGTCCTGGGTTGTCGTTGCCTTCTCCCGGGGACGCGCTTCCGCACAGCGGACGCAAGAGGTGTTAAATACGGAAGAGGATGCAGCAAGCGCGGCCAAGGATAAGAATAAAAAGGTTCAAATTCAAGGCGGCGTGAAGTTCGAGCAAGTGAGTTTTAGCTATCCGGGCAGCGACATCGACGTGCTGACGGATATTTCCTTTGAAGCGAGGCCCGGAGAGCGGATCGCGATTATGGGAGCAACTGGTTCCGGCAAGTCTTCATTAGTACAGCTGATTCCACGGCTTTACGAGGAAGAGAAGGGAACAGTACGCGTAGACGGAATGGACGCCGGATCGATCGATGAGGTAAATCTGCGCAGCAGCATCGGTTATGTGCCGCAGGAAGTGCTGCTCTTCTCCGGTACGGTGCGGGAGAATATTGCCTGGGGACGCGAGGAGGCTTCCATGGAGGAAATTAAAGAAGCGGCGCGCAGAGCGCAAATCCACGATACCATTGAGCGTCTCCCTAACGGTTATGACACGATGCTGGGCCAGCGCGGGGTCAACTTGTCCGGGGGACAGAAGCAGCGCCTGTCCATTGCGCGGGCGCTTGTGCGAAAGCCCGCCATCCTTATTCTGGACGACAGCACCAGCGCCCTTGACGTCCGAACGGAAGGTGCTCTGCTGGATGCCCTGAAGGATTTGTCCTGTACGACGTTTTTGATCACGCAGAAGATCAGCTCGACCACTTCGGCTGATTTGATTCTGCTGCTGGACGATGGGCGTTTGATTGGAAAAGGGAACCACGAAGATTTGATGGAAAGTTCCTCTCTATATCGACGCATCTATGAATCCCAATACGGAGAGGAGGCGCAGCAGCATGCTCAAGGCATTCACTGAACCGTTTCGTCATCCGAGACCGAAGATTGATCTTGGCAAGAATAAGGATGGCGGCCAGGGGGGCAAGCCAAAGGCCAAGGCCAAAAACTGGTCGGGCACCCTCTCCAGAATATGGGCTTATCTCGCCCGCCGCAAAGGCAAGCTCGCACTCGTGCTGCTGATGGTGTTGATCAGCTCGGGCCTTGCATTGCTAGGTCCCTATCTGCTTGGCGTCGGCGTGGATAGATTTCTGGATGATGTGCGTAATCCGGACAGCTCCATCGACGCGGCCTGGTTGTATTTTCTCGTTGGCTTGGCCGCCGTCTATGTTCTTCAGGCTTTAACCACTTGGCTGCACAACGTCTGGATGATCGGAATCGCCCAAGAGACGGTGTACCGGATGCGGATGGATCTGTTCACGCATCTGCACCGGCTTCCGATCCCGTTCTACGGCAAACGCCAGCAGGGTGAGATCATGAGCCGCCTAACGAATGATATCGAGAACGTGAGCTCAACGCTCAACAGCTCAGCGATTCAAATTTTCTCGAGCGTGTTGACCTTAATCGGCACATTAACCGTCATGTTATGGCTTAGTCCGCTCCTTACGCTGCTGACATTCCTGGTCGTGCCTCTGATGATGATGGGGATGCGCTGGATTACCCGGCGGACCGGTCCCTTGTTTAAGGAGCGTCAACGCAACCTGGGGGATCTGAACGGGTATATTGAAGAAACGCTGTCGGGGCAGCGGATTATTAAGGCTTTTTCCCAGGAAGAACGGGTTGTCCGCGAATTCGATGAGCGCAATCAACGGATTCGTCTGTCGGGCTTCTGGGCGCAGAGCATATCAGGCTTCATTCCGAAGCTGATGAACGGGCTCAACAACTTGAGCTTTGCGATCGTAGCAGGCATCGGCGGCATCATGGCGATTCAGGGGCATATTACGATCGGCGTCATCATTATATTTGAGAGTTATGCAAGGCAGTTTACGAGACCGCTGAACGATCTCGCAAACCAATGGAATACGCTGCTGTCTGCCATTGCGGGGGCGGAACGCGTATTCGAGGTGCTGGATGAAGAGGTTGAAGCGAAGGACGAAGGAGCTGCTGTCACGCTGAAGAGCGTGGAGGGCGCGGTGAAGTTCGACAACGTCTCGTTTTCTTATGAGAAAGACGGAGACACACTGGAAGGAATCAGCTTTGAAGCAAAACCCGGCGAGATGATTGCGCTGGTCGGTCCGACCGGTGCGGGGAAAACGACGTTAATTCAGCTGCTCTCCCGGTTTTACGATCCGGACAGTGGAAGGATTACCCTCGACGGGCGGGATATTTCTTCGATCCGCAGGGAGAGTCTGCGCTCGCAGATGGCTTTTGTGCTGCAGGATTCCTTCCTCTTCCAGGGCACGATCCGTGAGAACATCCGCTTCGGACGGCTGGATGCCAGCGATGAGGAAGTGGAAGAAGCCGCGAAATTGGCCAATGCCCACTCGTTTATCGTGCGGATGAAGGATGGTTATGACAAGAAACTCAAGCCTGACGGCAGCGGCATCAGTCAAGGACAGAAGCAGCTGCTTGCCATCGCGAGGGCGATTCTGGCCAACCCTTCCATGCTGGTGCTGGATGAAGCGACAAGCAGCATCGATACCGTAACGGAAATCAAAATCCAGGAAGGATTGCAGCGATTGATGAAAGGGCGGACGAGCTTTGTCATTGCCCACCGTTTAAACACGATCCGCTCGGCGGACCGCATCCTGGTGCTCAAGGATGGACGCTTATTAGAGCAGGGCTCCCATGATGAGCTGCTGAAGCAGGGAGGATTCTACAGCGACCTGTATTACGGCCAGCTGAAACGGGCGGCTATGTAAAATAGAATTAAAACCACCGGAGAGGCTTAAAGAAGCCGATTACTCCGGTGGTTTTTCCTTTTAAGCTTGGTAAATATCTCTTGTCCTCGTCTTATTTAGAGCTCGTAGTTTGAAGCTGCAGTTTACGCTGCCCCGCGGCTTTACCAAATTGCAGCATGAATAGCAGAAGAACTCCAGCTTGCAAGGCAACCAGGACGATATAGATGTTGCTGTAGGTGGAGGCGCCCTGGAACAGGTTCAGCGGATTCCAGGAGCTGCCGGCGCCAAGATCGACGGCTTTGCCGTACACCCCCGTGGCGATCGCGCCGGACAGGAAGTTAAGCAGCGAGAACAATCCCATCCCGACACCGGCTTGCTCTTTGGGCAGCGACAATGAGATGGTCTTGGAGAGCGAGATTTGCATAAATATTTGACCTACATTGCCAAAGACCAGAATCAGCGCAATGAGGTATGGCGATACGCCCGCGAAGGTGGACAACAGGGCGAAACAGAGCAGAAGCAGGGTGGACGCTGTATAGAACAGATAACGCGTTCCCTTGGTGTCCGCGAGCTTGCCGCCTCTTCCGCCGAGTATGGCCGCAGCGACGGCTCCCGGCACCATAACAAATCCGATCCATCCCGGAGCCAAACCGTTAATATCCGCCAGCAGCTGCGGAGTAAGAAAAGGCAGGGCGTAACCGACACTCATGATGAATATGCCGAGGACCAGACCCACCGAATAGCTTTTGTTGCTGAATAAACGGGGCTGGACAAAAGGCTCTTTAGCCGATCGAATGCGCAGGAGGAACAACAGGAACAGCATGAAGCTGCCTACGCCGAATATCCATCCACTCTGCGTCACCGCAAGGAGCAGCAGCGCAACCGTTCCGGCGAGAAGACCGCCGCCGAGCCAATCGATTCGTCCACCCTGACCTTGTTCATTGCCCAAATATTTGCGGTACAGCGGCAAGGTAACAAGGATCAACAGCGGGATGCAGAAGAGCCATCTCCAGTGGAACACGCTGACGATCAGAGCCGAGACAACCGGCCCAATCGCACTTCCGATAGCGAGTCCGGTGGCGGTTATGCCGAGCGCGCGGCCCCGGCTTTCCGCAGGGAAATAGCGAACGGGAATGATCATGGCGGTTGCCGGAATGACGGCTGCCCCCGCAGCCTGGAGGATCCGCCCCAGCAGCACCATCCAGTAGGCTTGTGCCGCCAAACCTACAATAGAACCGACTAGGAAGAGAAGCAAACCGAAAGTGAGCAGATTTTTGAGTTTATAGGTGTCGGCCAATTTTCCATATAGGACAGAGCCTATGGCATAAATCAGCATGTAAATCGACGATACCCAGCTGACCTGGGCAAAGGAAAGCTGGAATTGCTTGCTGATTTCCGGAAGCACGATATTAAACATCGTTGCGCTCATTGATGAGAGAATCATCGTAAAGGCCAGAATGCGTATTAATTTTTCAGCAGATGGTGGTTGTTGCTGATGTTCGTTCATGTGATTTCCCCCTTTCCTTTGGTTACGATTTATTCTACAATCGATAGTTAATAAATAAAAATATATATTATGACATGCATTCATATACTCAAGGGTATCAATAAAGGAGGAAGAACATCGTGGAACTGCTTCAGCTGCATTATTTTCAGACGGTGGCCAGAATGGAGCATATGACCAAGGCTGCGAAGGAACTCCGAATTGCCCAGCCAGCGCTCAGCAAGACGATTGCCAGGTTAGAGGAAGATTTGGGTGTACAGCTATTTGATCGGCAGAATCGGCAAATCAAGCTCAATTCATTCGGGAAGGCTTTTCTGAAAAGCGTAGATACGGCATTGTCAGCGCTTGAGGAAGGGAAGAGAGAGGTGTCGGATTTGGCAGGTATGGAGCGGGGCAGCATCCGCATTGCAACGACGGCACTGCCTCGGCTGTCCAAAGCATTGGGAGCTTTCCGTGCGCGATATCCTGATGTGAATTTCCGCATTATCCAGATTCCGCCTGACTCGATGATGGAGATGGTGCAGATGCTGGAGAATGGTGAAGTTGATTTATGCTTTGCGGCTGCGGCATTGGATGATGACAAGTTTCGGGAAATCCCGGTGCTCCATGCCGAGGTGTTCTTGGCGGTACCCCACGGTCATCGATTGGCGGGCAGGAAGAGCATTTCCCTTCAGGACGTTGCGGGGGAAGCCTTCATCGAATACAAGGAAGGCCACCCGTTCCGTAAAATGAATGAGGAGTTCTGCCGATTGGCCGGGATCAGCCGGGATGTCGTCTGTGAAGTGGATGAACCTGCCGCTTTGGGAAGTCTGGTGGCCGCCGGGCTTGGAGCCGCATTTGTACCCGGGTGCAAAGGGGATGAAGAGCCGCCGTACGAGATGGTGCGTATCGAGAAACCTTCCTGCTACAGGACCTTCACTCTAGCGTGGCTGGAGCAGCGATATTTGTCCAAGGCCGCAAGAGAATTCCAGTCATTCCTGGTAGACTATTTCGGCGAGTTTCAGGAGCCGATGATGCATAGGGACGTGATCTGATAGATCACGTCTTATTTCCTGTCCCGGCGATCCCCTTCTACATAGGCCGGGCCTTCTACGCATACAGATAGATCAAGAACTTTCAAGGGAGGAATACGATGCTGGATCCAGTACTGACATCTCCGAATTTGAAGCTGTTTGCGGACTCGAACGACACTTTGAACTATAAACGCGATGCGGGAAATTACATAACCCAGGTGTTTGAAAATCAGATGCCGGCCATTGCCACAGGATTCTTCAACGTTCATATGACCAAAGGAATTATCATCCAGCCCCATTGGCATACGAATGTCGATGAGCTGGTGTTTGTCATCAGCGGCGAAGTGCTGACTTCCGTATTTAATCCCTTCACCCAGAAGCTGATGACCTACAAGCTAAAACCGGGACAGGTATCGATGTTACCAAAAGGCTGGTTCCACTGGATTCTGACGCTGAGCGACAAAGCCCATATTCTGACCATATTTGATAAGCCGACGCCGGATATCGTATATGGATCGGACTTCCTCAGGCATATTCCCAAGGAGATCTTGCATATCGCATACTGCGTGAATGAGGAGGATTACGCCAAAGCGGTTGCTCCGCTGAAGGAAACGGTCATATTGGGGCCACTGCCGGGCTGCGGCAAGCGGGACGACCATGCCCCCTACGTTGAATCGATTCAGCGGCAGCCGTTTGACCAGCCATTTCCGTTGAACGTACAGCAACCTTCGCCGCCTAGCTATTATGGATATGCACCATCGCCACCATCCTATCCATCGTATCCATACAATTATCAACAAGCGAGGATGCAGCAGTATGGCGTTTCCCCATCGTATTCCCCTTATTCACAGCCGCCATCGTATCCGCCGCAAGCTTCCTTCTCGCCACCCTATGCGCAACCGGCACCCTATGCACAACCGGTAACCTATTCGCAGCAGGCACATCAGCAATCGCCATTTTTCCAGCCGCAGCCCTTCCAGCAGCTTCAGTATCTGTACAAAACGAGTCCGGATCCAGAGTCTGTCTCTAGCCGTGGTCCTGAACCCGATACGGAAAATGGGCGAGAGGGCCAGTGACACCTTATGCTTGCGGTCTGTTATTGCAAGCAGTATAAGATGATGACGCCTGATCATTTATATGACGACTCCGAAGTCTTCAAACTCCCTTGGTGGTTTCTTTTAAAACCACCCCTCGGAGAAGAAGGCTTCTTTTTGTATCCCGGATCGTCCGTATATTTTCCTTCTGAAAAAAGCCTTGC
This Paenibacillus sp. JZ16 DNA region includes the following protein-coding sequences:
- a CDS encoding C45 family autoproteolytic acyltransferase/hydolase codes for the protein MPDYTVHILQLREDNYHNGLKLGRSLRNQPILKAFEAVTKPEIDTEQLKSIYNEFAPQLLSELEGLAEGLEMPFSKAAAILGGYDVPKVAAMGCSAMITATYYVRNYDFTPAFYDGYFTVAQADQGLASAGYNLQAIGRHDGVNEQGLAAGLHFVSFDGYQAGVSPWVGVRMILESCSTVEEASYMLRHIPHAACYNFSIGDARGNIAVVEASPDQVITRAGEAAVIACVNHYEALTGKNRPSIEHSLRRKRYIDSLDAEQLTQTEVFGLFKDRKSPLFFTDYDDLFGTLHTFSYAFEEGRVMTSLAQGRVLDFSFRDWVEGKDLQEATLTGHID
- a CDS encoding ABC transporter ATP-binding protein, whose amino-acid sequence is MAFVSMKDEYKRYRMGETTIVANDGINLEIEKGEFAIIVGPSGAGKSTVLNILGGMDTADEGQVLVDGTDISRFNSKELTGYRRNDVGFVFQFYNLVPNLTTKENVELASQISPRALDAEQVLRDVGLGNRLNNFPAQLSGGEQQRVAIARALAKQPKLLLCDEPTGALDYHTGKQVLKLLQDTCRHTGTTVIVITHNSALTPMADRVIEINNAKVRNMVLNPNPVSVDNIEW
- a CDS encoding ABC transporter permease, whose protein sequence is MKKRALWTDIFREITRTKARFLSIFAIIMLGVGFFAGIKATGPDMLDTADHYYSDLKLMDLKVQSTLGLEQSDIEKLKLIAGVDEVQPGYSADVFLGDSGRIAKVLSYDPGNNLNQYVLTEGRMPEAAGEIVIDAGDRGNEFKLGDQITFTNPDEEVNLKKTFDHLTYTVVGRAKSPLFISSMSRGTSGIGKGTADVFAVIPEQDFKLPVYTEAYLTFQDTAESAPYTPEYDEKIKRHKEAVELALKTMPRERLAEIRAEGQKKLNEALDKIKDAKKQLTDAEQELKGAKIKLNEGEQSYRDGVNKLQTELAQGQAKLDATARKLAQGRAELKRNHQQLEQGQSQLKTGQSQLDQQKLELAPKLAQGQQLAKALQQISGLDPKDIPEEQRQELLSAAQAADPKLGAATAGYMEGALDGAALQKAASAFQSGLNAASQQMDHAQQKLDASRAQLKEGEAKLREAERQLVQGEASLKQGTEELAAAKQAGEAKLADAKAELSQGQEKYQEGLKKFNEEKAKAEREIADGEKEVAEGQKELEQLELPKVYVMDRSVNPGYTEYSDNADRLSSIATAFPVFFFLIAALVSLTTMTRMVEEQRLQIGTLKALGYSNRDVMKKFLVYSTLASVAASAAGLGIGFTLFPAIIYDAYGALYNLPDVRTRFYLSYSIISIIVAVLCTTMTAYVATRVELRSNASVLMRPRAPKNGSRIWLERVPWVWNRLGFIGKVTARNLFRYKQRMFMTVCGVAGCTALILTGFGLKDSIGDIAPLQYGKIMQHQATVVFQDDNGDNGMLEDYNKRIAETPEITGILNVTQEAMTAAAPGVNTQDVSLFVPQSPDEIDSFIILKSRGQEQTLSLTDDGAIITEKLAKLFDLKIGSTFTVQNSDNDPFEIRVAGITENYAMHYVYMTPLYYEEIFDAGPEVNSQLLTYDNHDHNPEWEDQLGESLTASQRVAMVSFTSGVSDAFSDTMDSMNVVVVVLIVSAAALAFVVLYNLTNINVSERIRELSTIKVLGFYDKEVTMYIYRENMILTALGIIAGSLGGVFLHRFVLLTAEVDAMMFSPAIHGISYGYAALLTLLFSAIVMASMHYKLKRIDMIEALKSVE
- a CDS encoding ABC transporter ATP-binding protein, producing the protein MGMVFSILKKYRVAAIAALVMMLIELTVELIQPLLISKIIDDGIQKQDLSVVWMWGAVLTGSAIIAFIAGISSSFFAAHTSQGLGYDLRDQLYEKVQSFSYSIFNRFATSSLITRLTGDVTQIQDTVFMGLRFMTRVPLVVLGSIIMALVVNVKLGLLLVLTVPLLFIFIAWIMKRAADAFRHVQQRLDAVNGVIQENLTGIRLIRVFVRMGHEIERFARTSGKLMSTTVSTLRLTETTMPFILLIMNAGIMAVLWFGRKDIASGSASVGEVVAVVNYSLRCIGAMSALSWVVVAFSRGRASAQRTQEVLNTEEDAASAAKDKNKKVQIQGGVKFEQVSFSYPGSDIDVLTDISFEARPGERIAIMGATGSGKSSLVQLIPRLYEEEKGTVRVDGMDAGSIDEVNLRSSIGYVPQEVLLFSGTVRENIAWGREEASMEEIKEAARRAQIHDTIERLPNGYDTMLGQRGVNLSGGQKQRLSIARALVRKPAILILDDSTSALDVRTEGALLDALKDLSCTTFLITQKISSTTSADLILLLDDGRLIGKGNHEDLMESSSLYRRIYESQYGEEAQQHAQGIH
- a CDS encoding ABC transporter ATP-binding protein yields the protein MLKAFTEPFRHPRPKIDLGKNKDGGQGGKPKAKAKNWSGTLSRIWAYLARRKGKLALVLLMVLISSGLALLGPYLLGVGVDRFLDDVRNPDSSIDAAWLYFLVGLAAVYVLQALTTWLHNVWMIGIAQETVYRMRMDLFTHLHRLPIPFYGKRQQGEIMSRLTNDIENVSSTLNSSAIQIFSSVLTLIGTLTVMLWLSPLLTLLTFLVVPLMMMGMRWITRRTGPLFKERQRNLGDLNGYIEETLSGQRIIKAFSQEERVVREFDERNQRIRLSGFWAQSISGFIPKLMNGLNNLSFAIVAGIGGIMAIQGHITIGVIIIFESYARQFTRPLNDLANQWNTLLSAIAGAERVFEVLDEEVEAKDEGAAVTLKSVEGAVKFDNVSFSYEKDGDTLEGISFEAKPGEMIALVGPTGAGKTTLIQLLSRFYDPDSGRITLDGRDISSIRRESLRSQMAFVLQDSFLFQGTIRENIRFGRLDASDEEVEEAAKLANAHSFIVRMKDGYDKKLKPDGSGISQGQKQLLAIARAILANPSMLVLDEATSSIDTVTEIKIQEGLQRLMKGRTSFVIAHRLNTIRSADRILVLKDGRLLEQGSHDELLKQGGFYSDLYYGQLKRAAM